From Nitrososphaerales archaeon:
GTACTGCGCAGAGCGAGGTTTTCCAGTGGTGCGGCGCTTCACAGCCGGTGGGGCGGTCTACAACGGACCGGGCAACGTCAACTGGTCGTTCTTCGCCCCCAAGGGGGCGCGGGGTTCGAGGGTTGCGTACTCTGCGGATGCAAAAGGTGTTTTCAGGACGTTTGCGGGCATAGTGGCGGACGCACTCTCTGCATGCTGGGTCTCAGCATCTTTCCAACCCCCCAACAGGATTGTCACAGAGAAGGGGAAGGTCTCGGGCATGGCTGCCTACATTACAAGCTCTGGGGCGGTCTGTCACGGAACGCTCCTCATGAACGCTGATGTCGACGAGGTGGAGAGGCTGACTAGGCCGCGAGAGGCCAAGGTCGAGAGGAAGTATCCGAGGAGCAACTTCGCCAGAGTTGCGAACTCTGGGGTCGGGAGGGACGGCTTCGTCAAAGCCCTGCTTGATGCAGCAGACTTCGACCATGAAGACGATACGCTGAGCAGGGAGGAAGAGGATTCTGTGGCGAGGCTCCTCGCGGAGAAGTACGGCACGGAGCGCTGGAACCTAGGAGACCCCTTCTCTCTAGATTATCTGTAGTTCCCTTCCGACCTTCTCGAAGGCAGCGATTGCGAAGTCTAGGTCGCTCCTGCTCAGGGCCGCGTTCATTATCGTCCTGATTCTCGCCTTCCCCTGGGCCACCATGGGGTACACTATCGGGAGCGCGAACACTCCCTCCTCGAACAGCCTGGAGCTCAGCTTCTTCGCCTTGCCGCTCTCCCCGACCATGACTGGCGTGATCGGCGTCTCACTCTTCCCTATGTCGAAGCCGAGGTCCCGCATTGCCTTCTTGAAGTGACGTGTATTCTCCCACAGCCTCTGGACGTGCTGTGGCTCGTGCTCGAGGACGTCCACTGCTGCGAGACACGCGGCAGCTACAGCCGGGGGGGCCGAGCCGCTCAGCAGCCAAGTCCTCGACTTGTTGTAAGCGAAGTTGATCAGGTCCCTGGAACCTGAGATGTGGCCGCCGACCACGCCGAATGCCTTTGAGAATGTCCCCATCTCGACGTGCACCATGTCTCTCGTCAGCTTGAAGTGAGACACTATTCCTCTCCCGCCGTCGCCCAGCACTCCTTCGCCGTGCGCGTCGTCCACGTAGACCATGGCGCCGTGCTCCTTGCCCACCTTCGCAATCCTGTCCAGAGGCGCGATGTCCCCGTCCATCGAGAAGACGCCATCTGTGATTATCAGGATGCGCCTGTAGGGTGTTGGCCGCTTCTCTGCCTCATCGAGGACCCTCGCCAAGTCTTCGGTGTCCGCGTGCTTGTAGACGCCGCGCTCAGCTCGCGAAAGCCTGACGCCGTCAATGATGCTGCCGTGGTTCAGTTCGTCGCTGATTATGATGTCGCCCTCGCCCGCCAGCTGGGGAATGAGCCCAGCGTTGGTCGCGAAGCCCGTCTGGTAGACGAGTGAGGCCTCTGCTCCCTTGAACCTCGCCAGCCTCCTCTCAAGCTCGACGTGTATGTCCATGTTTCCTGCAATTGGCCTGACAGAACCGGAACCAGCTCCGTGAGTCCTTACGGCGTTGATGGCCGCCTCCTTCAGTTTAGGATGGTTGCTCAGGCCCAGGTAGTTGTTCGAGCAGAACATCAGGACCTTCTTCCCGTCAACGACGCACCACGGGGCACTGGGGCCAGCGAGGACCCGGAGCCTCCATTCTATCTCCTGTCTGACCAGGTCGTCGTACTCTTGCTTAAGGAATGATGTCGGATCTCTCATATCACGTCGGCTCGGCCGTCAGGAGGCTGCCTTATCCGCTTTTCTTCGCAGGCCCGACCCGTTCGCCCAACTTCTCAACCATGTCCTTCGCCATCCTCTCCAGGTCGTACCTGTGCGACCACCCCCAGTCCCTCCGCGCCTCCTTGTCGTCTATGGACATCGGCCAAGAGTCTGCGATCTTCTGCCTGGAGTCTGGAGAGTAGGTGCAGTGGAAGGCCGGTATTCGCTTCCGGATCTCGGAAGCGAGCTCTCCCGCGGAGAAGCTGATCGCGGCTAGGTTGTAGCCCATGTGCCTCGGCGTCTTTGTCGGGTCCGCCTCCATTATCCTCACGGTCGCGTCCAGCGCGTCAGGCATGTACATCATCGGAAGCACGGTGTCCTCCCTGACGAAGCACTGGTAGTTCTCCCCACGGAGAGCGGCGTAAAAGATCGCGACTGCGTAGTCTGTCGTCCCCCCGCCCGGTGGCGTCATGCTGCTGATCAAGCCAGGGTAACGCAGAATCCTCGTATCCAGGCCGAACTTGAGGTAGTAGTAGTTGCAGAGGAGCTCGCCAGCCACTTTTGTCACGCCGTACATCGTGGTTGGGTTGAGCGCTGCCCCCTGAGGAGCCATCGAGCGCGGCGCGTCCGGTCCGAAGACCGCGATTGAACTCGGCCAGAAGACCTTGCTGACTCCTGTTGAGAGGGAGGCGTCAAGGACGTTCTTCAAGCCCTGCATGTTGACCTCCCACGCCAGCTGCGGATCCTTTTCGCCGACCGCAGACAGGACTGCGCCCAGGTGGTAGACGGTGTCCACTCCGTGCTTCTTGATCAAGCGTTCTATCGTCGCGCGTTCTTTCACGTCGAAAACCTCCTGCGGGCCCTCACCAAGTCCCTTCGCGTGCTCCAGATGGTGGACGCCGGCTACAACCTGAGAAGAACCGTACCGCTCCCTCAGTAGTGGCGTCAGTTCGGAACCAATCTGACCCGTGGCACCGGTCAAGAGAATCTTGGGTTTCATCTCGGCGGGTCCCGACGCTACGCTGTTTAAGCGTTGGCTGCCTCTACTTGAGGACCTTCATTGTGATTGTGGATACGACGCCCTCATTTGCTCTGAGTCTGTCAGAGATCGTTGCCTTCACCGCCTGGTCGTCCTTCCCTTCGACGATCACTAGGAGGTCGTATAGCCCATAGACTTGGTAGACGGCTTGGACTCCCGGCGCTCCCTTCAGCGCGGCGATGCTCCGCTCCTCGGCGCCTGGAGAGAGGTTGACAAGTACGACTGCCCGTTCCATTTCTCTCGAGGAAGCTCGGACATCCCGAGATTAAAGAGTATCCTGCGCTGTCTCGCCCGACACCGGGCCGGGTGTGAGAAGCGGGCGCATCACGTCTTTGCGCTCAGGGTGGCAACCTGCCTTATCGCCTCTTCCAAGACGCCTATGCTGTCCAAGTAGTCCCGGACAGAGACCTTCTCCTTGTCTGTGTGGGAATACTCCGAGTCCCCGGGGCCGTATGTTACGCACTGCGCATCCGTGGCGGAGGCAAGGGTGTTCATGTCGCCAGTCCCCGTCTTCCTGACCATCACTGGCTTCGCCTTCAGCTTGAGAATGATCGAGCGCTGGAAGGCCCTCGTGAGGATTGAGTTGGGGTCCGCCTCATAGGGCTCTGTCGCCTCGTCGAACTGCACTTCGACCGAGGTGGAGCCGTGGACTGATTTTCGGACGACCCCCTCGACCATCTCCATGCCTCGAGAACTCTTCATGCCAGGGGGTATTCTGATGTCGAAAGTCGCTTCGCAGGTGGGTGGGACGACGTTGTGATACGTTCCTGCCTTCATAAGTGTGGGCGAGACAGAGAGCGACCTGAAGTGGCTCGCCCCGACAGCGCTGCCTCTTTCGAGTTCCTTGAGGGCGTTAACGATGGAGTAGAATTCATCTAGGGCGCTAACGTGTGCCCATGAAGAGCCCGCGTGCCCGCCTCCCGTCTTGAGCACGACCCTCATGCTTACCCTCCCCCTGTATCCTATGGTGACTCGATCCGCTCCAGAAGGTTCACCGAAGATGGCGAACTTGTACTTCGTCCCGCTCCTTGTCAGCGTCTGAATCCCGAAGCCATCCCCCTCCTCGTCTGTAGCAGCCGCGAAGGTCATCTTGACGCCGGCGTCCCTTGCCCTGGCGCCTGCGATTAGCAAGGCGCAAAGGGGAGACTTCGCGTCGACAGCTCCCCTCCCGTGGACGAAGCCAACTTCAGATTTCACATCAAGCCTTCCGGGGATTGTGTCCATGTGCCCGCAGAGAAGAAGACTGATTGGTCCCCTGCCAACTTCTCCAATTACGTTACCCGCCCTGTCGACCCTGACCTTGGAGTAGCCAAACTCCTTCATGCGGGCTCTGATGTAAGAAGCGAGCCTCCCCTCCTCCCCGGTGGGAGAGTAGATTCTGAGCGCCCCCATGAGAAGCGCGACTGGGTCGATGGCCAAACGCTCATCTTCTCTGGATAAGGACCGAGGAGTCAACCACTCCTTTTGGGAATCCTTCCACCGTCGCCGCAGCTGTGTTCTTGATCTCCATCGTGTTGTTCACGTCGCGAACCACCGGCCCTCTCTCCACGTCCAACAGGCCCACGTCAACGAATTTCGCGCATGGAGCTTCTGCGGCCTCCGGCGACAGGTCGTCAACGGGGCCCGAGTCGCCTTACCTCCTCTGCACCCAAAACTCCTGCCAGCACCTCCAGCCCCATCTCTACTTGGCTATCCTCGATGACGAGCGGTGGGAGGAACCTGAACGTCTCCCTGCCCGAATACGCGAAGATTGCGCCGCGCTTGATGGCGTCCAGCAGCGGCTGGTGAAGGTCCACCCTCGTCTCGAGCGCGAGCATCAGACCCATCCCCCTGACTTCTCTTGAGAGCTTGGACCCCGAGGCGACCCTGGTGAGCCCCTCCTTCATCTTCCTCCCCTTGGACTCGGCCTTGGCTGGCAGGTCGTCGCTTCGAATGAACTCGAGGGTGGCAGAGGCGGCCGCGCAGGCGAGGGGGTTGCCTGCGAATGTGCTCGTGTGCTCGCCTCTCTTCAGGCTGCCCATGATCTCGCTGGTCGAGAGCGCCGCCCCGATGGGGACACCTCCGCCAAGACCTTTCGACACCGCCATTATGTCGGGTACAACATTCCAGTGCTGTGATGCCCACATCTTCCCTGTCCTCCCCAGCCCGGTTTGTATCTCATCTAGGATTAGGAGCGCGCCCTCCCTATCGCAGATCTCCCTCACTTGTCTGAGGTAGTCAGCCGGAGGCACGATGATGCCTGTCTCGCCCTGAATCGGTTCCGCTATCACCGCCGCGGTCTCCTTGTTCACGAGCGAAGCGAGTGAAGAGGCGTCGCCGTATTCAGCGAAATCGAAGTTGTCGAGGAGGGGCGCGAATGGTTCCCTGTACTTCTTGTTCCAAGTGGCAGAGAGGGCGCCGAATGTCTTTCCGTGGAAGCCCCCTTTCATTGAGACGAAGCGTTTCCTACTCGTGTGCCGCCTCGCCAGTTTGATCGCTGCTTCCACGGTCTCAGTCCCGCTGTTTGTGAGCAGCGCCCTGTCCAAGCCGCGTGGCGCGGCTCCCGCGAGCCTCTCGAGAAACTCCGACCTGGCGTCGTTGTAGACCGAGCCGTGGCAGGTTATCAGCCTCTCGGCCTGCTTCTTCACCGCCTCCACAACCGCTGGGTTGGAGTGCCCGACTATCGCGACCCCGTAACCAGCCATGAAATCCACGTACTCCTTTCCTTCTGCGTCCCAGACCGACGCTCCCTTCCCCCGAACAATCGTGAGAGGGAACTTCTGGAATGCGGACGAGCCGAAGGTCTCCTCAAGTTCCTGGTATCTGTCCATTTCTATGCTATCACCGTGCAAGTTCTGTGGGCCAGCGCGTTCGAGAGCGGTTCTTCCCTGGTTCCAGAGCAAATCAACGCTTCTTTGACGCCGGATTGCACTGAGTCGATGGCCGCCATCACCTTCTTCTGTATGCCGTAGCCTATCTGCGGCAGTCTCTCCACCGCCTCAGCGACTGTCATCCTTTCCACCAGCCTTCCGTCGAGAAGGACTCCGTCAACGTTCGTGAGGAAGACTACGGCATCAGCCGAAATTCCAGACGCGAGGGAGGAGGCCGCCCTGTCTCCGTCGATGTTGAGGGGTTCCGATTCCTCCCCCATCGCGACCGGAGACACGACTGGTATGTACCCGCCTGAGATCAGCATGTTGATCAGTGAGGAGTTGACAGACTCGACCTTCCCGGTGTATCCACCCTCGATTAGCACCTTTCTGCCCCTCTCGTCGACAACGACAAGCTTCTTTTTTCTTCTGCCCTGGAACAGCGAGCCGTCCAGGCCGGAGAGGGAGACCGCCTCCAGTCCTCGCGACTTGAGGGAGAGAACTATTCGCTTTGACAGCATACCACTCATCACCATGGTGTAGATCTCTGCAGTCTCCCTGTCAGTGTACCTGCTCCTGACCCCCTCTGGAGAAACGACAAACCTCTGCTCTTTGCCCAGCCTAGTGGCAATCTCCGTTACTGTATCCGCACCTCCATGGACCAGGGCGATCTGGCAGGTCTTTGCGAGCCTGGCCACATCATCCAACAGGTTGTCCGGGACGCCTCCCCTCATGAGGCTCCCGCCTATCTTGACGACGAGCTTCATGCTCCCTACACCGGGTGGAGGGGCGCCTGTGTCAACCCTCTCTCTTCGTCGAACCCAAGCATGAGGTTCATGCACTGGATGGCGTTCCCTGCCGCTCCCTTCACGAGGTTGTCTGTGGCCCCTAGGGCCACGATTCTGTCTGTCCTCTCCTCTATCTCGAAGCCGACGTCGCAGAAGTTCGAGCCTATCACCAGCTTTGGGTCCGGGAGTCTGAAGGGCCCCTTCTTCTCCCTGACCAGTCTGACGAAGCGGCAGTCAGAGTACGCCGCCCTGAACGCCTTCCACACTTCAAGAGGCTGCACCTTGACGCCGGTGAACATGTGGCAGCTGCTGAGTATCCCCCTTACCATGTTCACTGCGTGCGCAGACATCGAGACCTTCACCTCCTCGCCAGCCACTGAGGAGAGGACCTGCTCTATCTCGGCCGAGTGCCGATGGCCCGCAGGGGCGTAGGGCCTGACGACGTTGTACCGCTCGGAGAAGTGTGTGGAGACCGAGGGCTTGCCTCCCGCACCGGACGAGCCGACCTTGGCGTCGACCACTATCCTACTCTTGTCGATTGCGAGAGACTTCTCCTTCAGGAGCGGAGCCATGGCTAGTATCGACGTGATGGCCATGCAGCCAGGCGAGGCGACGAGCCTTGCTCCCTTGACTTGCTCCCTGTTCAGCTCAGGTATGCCGTAGACGAACTCCTCGAGGAGCTCTGGCGAGGGGTGTTCGTAGCCGTACCAGCGCCTGTACTGCGCCGGGTCCTTCAGGCGGAAGTCGGCGCTCAGGTCGACTACCTTCATCCCTGTGGCAGCGAGCTGCGGTACGAACTTTATCGACTCGCCGTGCGGCAGCGCAGTGAATGCCACTTCCGCCTTTTCTGTTATTTTGGCCTGGTCGTACTTCGTGAACTTGAGGTCGGTGATCCCCCTCAGGTTCGGATGGACCTTGAAGAGGTACTCGTCGTCGTGGCTCCTCGACGTCGCGACGGTCAGCTCCACGTCAGGATGCTGGAGGAGCAGCCTCACGAGTTCGCCACCTATGTAGCCCGACGCCGCGACTACGGCCGCCCTGACCATCTAGCTCTTCACCGTACTCGCCACGTACTCGACTATCTTCTTCGGTATGCTCCACTCCACGGCAGACTGCGCCCCCTTGAACTCCACCGTGTTGTTGACCTCGTGGACGACGTAGCCAGACTGGGATTCCATAGCGTCCACGCCCAGGACTCCGCCTCCGACGACAGAAGCTGCCTTGTGGATTAGCTCCTCGAGCTCATGATCTGGCGAGAAGGCCCTGGAGGTGCCTCCCCTCGCGACGTTTGTCCTCCAGTCGCCCTCGGCGGCGTACCTGTACACGCAGGCCACAATCTCCGCGCCGGCCACGACTGCCCTGATGTCCCTGGGCGGCCTTCGGATGTACTCTTGGACGTAGTACATGTGCTCGATTGGGTTCGGCAGCTCCTCCCTCAGCTCGACTATCGACTGGAGGGTGGAGTTGTCCCTCACGACGCTGACCATCCTCCCCCAGCTGCCGGTGAACGGCTTCAATACCAGCGGGAAACCGAGCTCCTCCGCCGCCTTCTGCACCATCTCTGAAGAGAGCGCAACGATCGTCCTCGGAGTCGGAACTCCAGCCTTCGCGAGGGCCATTGTCGTCGCCAGCTTGTTGCCGCACAGCTCTGCTACTGCGTACTTGTTGATCACGCTGACTCCGGCCCATTCGAGCATTCTGGAGAGGAACAGGGCCCTGTAGTGGCTGATGCACCTCTGGACGACGACGTCGCCGAGGTCTTGCGCGCCGCTCCTGGAGATGTCGAAGAGTAGTCCCTTGGCGTCGACCAAGGAAGCCTCGATTCCCACAGCGTCCGCTGCCTCCTTGAGCGCCTTCTCCTCCCACCTGAGACGGTCGAAGGCTATGCTAGCCCGCAATTACTCTCCCCAGTCCTCCTCTACCTGTTCCGCTGGCTTCAGCATCGCCGTTCCACCCTTGATTTCTGCGACTTCGTACTCTGAGCCGCAGTCCTTGCACGAGACAATCTCGCCGGTGATGGCGTCGTTGGGTACGGAGATTCCAGCGTCGCATTCTGCGCACTTCATGTCCATCTCTACTTTTTCACCTCCTTGGTTATCAGGTCGACCTCCCTCAAGAGCTTCTTCTCAGATGCGGCCAGGGAAGCCTTGAGACGCGAGAGGGAAGCCCTCGTTGCGTCGAGCGAGGCCGAGCGCCTCTTCAGCTCTTCAGGGATGAACCTCGGGTTGCTCCCCCCTTCTGTCGTGACGCTCTCTAGGTAGGCGGATGGGTCGAGGACTTCCTCGACCTCGCGCTTGTCCATCGAGATCTTCCTTGCAATCTTCGATGAGACTGATGGCATTCGCTTCGATACGGCCTCGGCGAATGGAACTCCTTCTTCCAGTGAGGCCTTGACGAGCTCGCCTACGATTGCGTGCGCCTGTCTGAACGAGATGCCGTCTTTCTCCACGAGATGGTTAGCCAGCGCCGTGGCAGTGGAGTAGTCGTTGCTGATGGACCTGCGTATTGCGTCGAGGTTGAACTTCATGGTCGACAGAGACCGGCCGAGCATGGTCACGGACGAGGTCGAGTCGGCCAGAGCACGCCAGAGATGAGGGGTCGTCTCCTGCAGGTCGAGGTTGTAGGAGTAGGGGAGGGCCTTCACAATCGCTGTGGCAGCCATCAAGCTCCCCATGACGGAACCGGACTTCGCCCTCGCAATCTCCGCCACGACGGGGTTCTTCTTCTGTGGCATGATGCTGCTCGAGGCCGTGTACTCGTCAGTGAGTTCAACGAACCCAAACTCCTTCGAGCTCCAGAGAATCTGCTCCTCTGCGAGCCTGCTGAGGTCGACCATCACCATGGTCGCGCACCAGATGCACTCCAGAACAAGGTCGCGTGAAGAGACCGCGTCCATCGCGTTTGACGTCACGCTTTGGAATCCGAGCAGGTCTGCGACCAGCTTCCTGTCTACCTTCACGCTTGTTCCCCCCAGGGCTGCGGACCCCATGGGCGACACGTTGATCCTGTCGTAGAGCTGGAGGAGCCTCTGGACGTCGCGCTGGAACGAGTCGAAGTATGCGAAGAAGTGGTGCGCGACGGTGACAGGCTGGGCCCTCTGGAGGTGAGTGTAGCCCGGGATTATCGTCCCACCGTACTTGCGCGCGACGCTCAGGATGACGTCCTGCAGGCCTGAGACCGCCTCGAGGAGAGAGACCAGCTGGCCGCGGGCTTCCATCCTTATCGCCGTGGCCACCTGGTCGTTCCTGCTCTTCCCCAGGTTGATGTATCCGGCCACGTCCACTCCGAGCGAGTCCACCGCCTCCTGTTCGAGCTGCTGGTGGAAGTCCTCGGCGACTGCGCCGGGTTTGACCACTGCAGGGGCGCTTGACAGGAACCTGAGGCACCTTGCACCTACGGCCCTCGGCACCTGCCCTGCGCGGACGAGCGAGACCATGTGCGCCATGTTCGTCCTGATCACGCGACCGGCGATTTGCCCGTCGAACGCCATCGAGGAGACGAAGGCGGTCGTCTCGTCACTTTGTTTCCTTAGCCTTCGCCCTCGGACGTCCACTCTTCCCCTTTTCCTCCTTGAATGAGGCCAGGCTCGCAGCTACTCTGGACTGCAGCCCCCAAAGCTCGATGAACCCGACTGCGTTCCTCTGGTCGAAGGTCGAGTTCTTGTTGTACGTCGAGAGGTCCAGCTTGTAGATGGAGTACTCTGAGGACCTGCCCACGACCCTCATGCCTCCCTTGTACAGTTTCAGCCTGACCTTTCCGGTGACCCTGTGCTGGGTGGCCCGGATGAACCTGTCCAGGGCAACCCGAAGAGGCTCGAGCCAGAGCCCGGAATAGACCAGCCAGGCCCACTCCCGCTCCACCTGGGCCTTGAAGGCAAGCTCGTGTCTGGTCAGGACGAGCTTCTCGAGGTCCCTGTGGGCCTCGATTAGCGTGACCGCAGCTGGGCACTCGTAGACCTCTCTGGACTTTATTCCCACCAGCCTGTCCTCCACGTGGTCGATGATTCCGACACCGTGCTGGCCTGCGAACCTGTTGACGTAGTCTATGAGGTTGAGAGGTTCCATAGACCTTCCGTTGACCTTCACTGGAAGGCCCTCGTGGAACTCCAGCTCCAGGTAGCCGGGGGTATCCGGTGCGTCTTCGGGAGGGGTAGTCCATTCGAAAGCGTCTGCGGGCGGCTCCAGGTCCGGCCGCTCGAGCGGACCGCTCTCCACCGAGCGGCCCCAGATGTTCTGGTCAACGCTGTAGATTGACTTCGAAGGGTTGATCGGGATTCCGCGCTTCTGCGCGTAGACGATTTCCTCGTCTCTTGTCATGTTCCACTCCCTCACGGGCGCTATGACCTTGATCGAGGGATTCATCGCCCGGACGGTCACGTCGATGCGGACTTGGTCGTTTCCCTTGCCGGTGCAGCCGTGCGCCACTGCGAACGCGTCTTCCTTCTCCGCCACCTCCACGAGCTTCTTTGCTATCAGGGGCCTACCGAGGGCTGTGCTGAGGGGGTACTTCCCCTCGTACATGGCGTTCGCCTCGATTGCCGGGAAGACGTAGTCAGATACGAACTCCTGCCTCGCGTCGACGGTGTAGTGCTTCTTCGCCCCGATCGCGTAGGCGCGCTTTGCAATCTCATCGAGGTTGTCCTGCTGCCCCAGGTCCAGCGTCAGCGTGACGACATCGACGTCATACTTCTCCTGCAACCACTTTATGCAGACTGAGGTGTCTAGACCTCCAGAATACGCAAGAACTACGGCCCTGCCCAATCTTGACCCGAGCGTGGAGCAAAGGCTTTTATAGATTTTGGCCACGTCTGACCTAAGATTGGCTCGACGTGACCCGAAACTGGTCAAAGCCAGCTCGATATCAGGGGCTGTCAGGGACGAGGTCAACTTCGACCTTTCAGTGCAGGACGCATTGGTGAGGGACTACGTCAATCTGAGCGCACTAGCGAGGATGCTCGTCCCCAAGGTGGCGGCGAGGACAGGGACGCGTGTCAACGAGGAGAGCGTGATCACTGCCCTCAAACGCCTGAGGGGCTCCTACTCGCCTGCGTCCCACGAGATAGGGAACGTTGTCGCCGGCAGCGTCGTCAATGTGAGGACGCACGTCTCCAAGATGTCCGTCGAGAAGACGAAGAGGACGCTGCGGGTGGTCGGGTCGATGTTGTCGAGCCACCAAGAGGACTTCATCCAAGTCTCGGAGAGCCTTTCCTCGATCACCCTGATATTCGACCAGCGGCTCCACAGGAAGGTGAAGAGGGAGCTGTCGGGTGGAGAGGTGCTCGAGGAGGGGGACGACTACGCAGCGATAATCGTCCAGAGCCCCGACGAGATAATATCCACGCCCGGCTGTCTTATTGCATTCTACAACCAGCTCTCGAGGAGGCACGTCAACATTGAGGACACAGTCAGCTGCCACACGGACACGATCATGGTGGTCAAGATGCGCGAGGTCGGTCGGGCCTTCGAGGCCCTGACAGAGCTGATCAACGAGGAGAAGAAGAGGGCCGAGTCGTAGCGCTCAATGCAGCGCCTTGATGTGGGCCAGAGCCTCATCGAAAGGAATCTGCCGCTCGCTTCTGTCGCGCATGTCGCGGAGTGTTACCACGCCTGAGGCGACCTCCTTCTTGCCGACAATCAGCGCCCACCTCGCGCCCATGCCGCTGGCCTCCTCCAACTGCTTCCCAAGGGGCTTCTCTTGCAGCGCTGCCTCGGCCCTGATTCCTTCCGACCTGAGCCCTGACAAGAACCTCAGCGCGCTCCCGTAGACGTCCCTGCTCGCGAACGCAACGTAGGTAAGCGAGTCGGCCTGTCTCCCCTCTTTGGAGAGCGATAGGACTGCCCTCTCTATGCCGCCCGCGCAGCCGGTGGCCGAGAGCTCTGGCCTTCCGAAGACCCTGGGCAGAAGGTCGTACCTCCCTCCCCCGCACAGCGACCCCAGGTCCGGGTGCGCCCCGTCCACGATTTCGAAGACGACGCCTGTGTAGTAGTCGATTCCCCTCACGATGCTGAGGTTGAACTCGAAGTTCTTGACGCCCCGCTCCGTCAGCCTGTCCTTCAACTCGCCCAGACCGTCTGCCGTGGGCAGCTTGAGCTCGCCGAGCTTTGAGAGAATCTTCTCGGGCTGGCCCCTGAGCCCGCCGAACTCGAGCAATCTCTCGATGTCAGCGCTGGAGTACCCCTTCTGCGTGTACTCCTTGAGGAGCTCACCTCGGGTCTTCTTCTGGACCTTGTCGAGGGCCCTCAT
This genomic window contains:
- a CDS encoding argininosuccinate synthase, translated to MGRAVVLAYSGGLDTSVCIKWLQEKYDVDVVTLTLDLGQQDNLDEIAKRAYAIGAKKHYTVDARQEFVSDYVFPAIEANAMYEGKYPLSTALGRPLIAKKLVEVAEKEDAFAVAHGCTGKGNDQVRIDVTVRAMNPSIKVIAPVREWNMTRDEEIVYAQKRGIPINPSKSIYSVDQNIWGRSVESGPLERPDLEPPADAFEWTTPPEDAPDTPGYLELEFHEGLPVKVNGRSMEPLNLIDYVNRFAGQHGVGIIDHVEDRLVGIKSREVYECPAAVTLIEAHRDLEKLVLTRHELAFKAQVEREWAWLVYSGLWLEPLRVALDRFIRATQHRVTGKVRLKLYKGGMRVVGRSSEYSIYKLDLSTYNKNSTFDQRNAVGFIELWGLQSRVAASLASFKEEKGKSGRPRAKAKETK
- a CDS encoding lysine biosynthesis protein LysW — protein: MKCAECDAGISVPNDAITGEIVSCKDCGSEYEVAEIKGGTAMLKPAEQVEEDWGE
- the hisS gene encoding histidine--tRNA ligase; the encoded protein is MHSKVQRTFQETATLFNFKLMDPASIEHLSVLRAKSGAEVDKEIYSFKDKGGRDVGLRFDLTVGMTRYVCSRRDLKPPVKLACAGGVWRYDEPQHARYRFHTQWDAEIYGTPSIDSDAEVIDLGRSIFDRLGLGGDVVEIGDRRVVQEFIERELKMEAGERMFDLMRALDKVQKKTRGELLKEYTQKGYSSADIERLLEFGGLRGQPEKILSKLGELKLPTADGLGELKDRLTERGVKNFEFNLSIVRGIDYYTGVVFEIVDGAHPDLGSLCGGGRYDLLPRVFGRPELSATGCAGGIERAVLSLSKEGRQADSLTYVAFASRDVYGSALRFLSGLRSEGIRAEAALQEKPLGKQLEEASGMGARWALIVGKKEVASGVVTLRDMRDRSERQIPFDEALAHIKALH
- the argH gene encoding argininosuccinate lyase yields the protein MDVRGRRLRKQSDETTAFVSSMAFDGQIAGRVIRTNMAHMVSLVRAGQVPRAVGARCLRFLSSAPAVVKPGAVAEDFHQQLEQEAVDSLGVDVAGYINLGKSRNDQVATAIRMEARGQLVSLLEAVSGLQDVILSVARKYGGTIIPGYTHLQRAQPVTVAHHFFAYFDSFQRDVQRLLQLYDRINVSPMGSAALGGTSVKVDRKLVADLLGFQSVTSNAMDAVSSRDLVLECIWCATMVMVDLSRLAEEQILWSSKEFGFVELTDEYTASSSIMPQKKNPVVAEIARAKSGSVMGSLMAATAIVKALPYSYNLDLQETTPHLWRALADSTSSVTMLGRSLSTMKFNLDAIRRSISNDYSTATALANHLVEKDGISFRQAHAIVGELVKASLEEGVPFAEAVSKRMPSVSSKIARKISMDKREVEEVLDPSAYLESVTTEGGSNPRFIPEELKRRSASLDATRASLSRLKASLAASEKKLLREVDLITKEVKK